In Acidobacteriota bacterium, the sequence CGTCGCGCCAGCTCTCCTCGCGGCCGGCCGCCGGCAGCGACGCCAGGAAGCGCTCCACCGGCGAGCGCAGCTCATCGGGCTCGAAGTTGCCCACCAGAATGAAGGTGAAGTCGCCGGCATCTCCGAAGCGATCGCGGTAGATGGCTTCGGCACGCCCGAGGTCGACGCGGTCGAGCATTTCCTGGGACGGTGGCTGGCTGCGCGGGTGGTCCTGGGTGAGGGCGGCGATCATGCGGTCGCCGAACACCGTGCCCGGGCTGGCGGCGCGATTCTCGAGCAGCGCCCGCCGGCGGGACAGATGGGTCGCCACCGCCGCGGCATCCACCCGCGGCGCCGTGAAGCGTAGGTAGACGAGCTCGAACATCTCCTCGAGGGCGCCCCCGGAAGCGGTCGCCGTCAAGCCCTCCTCGAGCTCGGTGATGAACACCTGGGCGCCGGCGGCCACCCCGGCCAGAGCTTTCGAAAGCTGGACCCGATCGAACTCGCCGAGACCGCCTTCGTCCATCAGGGTGGTGGCGAGCAAGCCTGAGGGCAAGTCTTCGTCGGCGACCAGGGAGTGGCCGCCCGGGCTGAAGCCGACCATCAAGATCTGATCGTTCTGGAAATCCGTCGGGCGCAGCAGCACCTTGGCGCCGTTGCTGAGGCGCCACTCGGTGAGGTCGATCTCGGCGACCCGCGACTCGGCGACGATGGTTCCCGGTTGCGGGCGTTCGGCGAGCAGAGGCCGATCGACCACGGAATCCTCGTAGGGCTCGATCTCGGCCTCGGCCACGGCGGCCAAAACGCCGGCGAGCTCGGCCTCGCCGGGCAGCTCCGCCGCCGCCGACTCCGGCGCCGTCACCACCACCACTCGGCTGCCGCGACGAATCCAACGATCACCCACCGCCTGGACTTCGGCGGCGGTGATCTCCGGCAGATAGCGGCGCACCAGGTCGACCTCGCGCGCAATCCCCGGAATCGGCTCGCCCTGCAGGAAGTGGCGGGTGTACTCCGAGGCAAACAGCGCCGACGGCGTCTTGGTGCGCTCGACCAAGGCCTGGTCGTAGAACAGCAAGACCTCCTCCTTGGCGCGCTCGAGCTCACCGGCGGTGATGCCGAAGCGGGTCGCCCGCTCGGCCTCCGTCAGGAGCGCCGCCAAACCCTTCTCGGCTCCTCCGGCCTCGACCCCCGCCGACAGCGAGAACAGACCACCGGCCCGCACCAGGCCGCCGCGCCCCGCGGAGGCCACCAAGAAGGGCGCCTCCGCCTCGCGGGCGGCGATCGCCAAGCGCTGATTGAAGATCCGCAGGTAGAGCAGCTCCACCAGGCCGCGGCGGTAGTCGCCATAGGTGCCATCGCCCTCCGGCGGCAGCTTGAAGTGCACCGCCACGGCGTTGGTGGAGATCTCGGGATCGGACTCGATCGAGAACAGGGTCTCCTCGTGGGCCGGCACCTCGAAGCTGGGTCGCGGCCTGGGATCCGCGACCGCGGCGAGGCGACCGAAGCGCTGCTCGATGGTGGCCTCGATGGCCGCCGGATCGAAGTCGCCGACGGCGATCACGGCCATCAGGTCGGGCCGGTACCAGTCGCGGTAGAAGCGCTCGAAGGCTTCCTTCGGCGCCGATTCGAGCACCGCGACCTCACCGATCGGCAGGCGCTCGATATGGCGCGAGCCCTGCAGCAGCACCGGCAGCTGCTTGTCCCGCAGCCGGGCACCGGCACCGCGGCCGAGGCGCCACTCTTCGATCACCACGCCGCGCTCCTTGTCGATCTCGGCGGGATCGAAAGCAATGCCGTGGGCCCAGTCTTCGAGGATCAAGAAGGCGCGATCGAGGATCAGGGGATCGTCCGTCGGCACCGTCAGCATGTAGATGGTCTCGTCGAAGGAGGTGGAGGCGTTGATATCGGGCCCGAAGCGCATCCCGATCGACTCCAGGTAGTCCACCAGCTCCTGCTCTTGAAAGTGGCGACTGCCGTTGAAGGCCATGTGCTCCAAGAAATGCGCCAATCCCCGCTGATCGTCTTCTTCGAGGAGCGAGCCCGCATCGACAACCAGACGAAGCTCGGCCCGGCCCTCGGGCTTGCCATTGGCCCGAATGATGTAGGTCAAACCGTTGTCGAGCTTGCCGACCCGCACCGCGGGATCCACCGGCAGCGGACTCTCCGCCGTCGGGGGAGCAACCGGCGCCGGAGCCAGGGATGTACAACCGAGAGCCAGGAAAATCGCCAACCCGGCCAACCACCGCAAATTCTTCAGCATCAAGGACACACCTCCGTTCGCACCAGATACGGACCGCCCGGAACGAGAGTTTCTCACCCTTCCGAAAGTCATGAGTTCGAAAATATGCTATACTCCGAGTATTCAATATCTCCGGAATTCCGAGACCACCGTGGTCTCGGTCAGGACTCGGACCTCTTTCCGCCGCGAGAGGGCGAGTTTGAGTGTTCTCTAGTCCGTGAAAGGAGAAACCATGTACAAGTCGACGAAGTGTTGGGCCTTCGGCATCGCCGTGCTCCTGCTGGTGGGAGCCCCGGTTCTGGCCGACGACATGATCTACCGTGGCGCCGACGTCTGGAGCACGACCGCTGGTGGATTCACCTACTCGACCTTCGAGCACGACCCAATCCCGGCCGACTTCTTCTGTGAAGGCTCGCTGCCGTTCACCGGCAACATCGCCTTCGAGGGTGCGCCCCTGGCCACCGAGCCGGCCCGCCAGCTCGGCACCGTCGACACCATCGTCGAGCGGCTCGACGACGCCCCCTTCGACCAGAACGGCGTCGCCGTGACCCGCATTCAGCTCCTCGCCATGTCGTTGGCCAGCCGTGACCTGCTCGAGAATGAGTGCGGCACCTACCATGTCGCCGTCAGCCTCGATGGCAAGCAGCCGATCACCGAGATGAAGATCTTCAAGGACTCGGACTTCGGTGGTAGCTACGAAGCCCCCCTCGAGCTGCGCATCAAGATGGTCTTCACGCCGGTCGCCGGCGAGGGCACGACGCGCGAGCTGAGCCGCGACATCTCCCTCGGCCCCGGCACCTTCTCCGTGTGGTCGCACCAGGAGCGTGATCTGCAGGCGGCCAAGGTCAAGGTCGACACCACCAACGACGGCATTCCCGATCAGTATCTTCCGGGTCCGTCGAACTTCGTGGCCGGCGTGGCACCGGTGGCCTTCACCGCCACCACCGCCGATCGCGCCAACTGCCCCTACACCTCCTGCCACTGCAACCCGGTGCCGACCGATTGGGACGCCATCAACGACCCCAACGAGTGGGTCTGCCATCCGAGCCACAAGCACTGCATCGACACCTACGTGCCGTGCCATCTGATTCCGGACCGCGACCGTCCGAGGTTCGAGCCCTACGACAACGAGCCGTACGAACACGAGGGAGAGGCCCTCTAGGACGACGAGGCCCCGCAGTGATTCCGGCGGCCCCTGCCCTGGGGCCGCCACTTCCCTTCTTCCCCATTCCCGGGGACCCGGCGGCCTTCAGCCGTCTGATAGCATTTCGCGCATGTGATGGTTGTTGTTCTCTGAAGGTAGTTCAGAAAGTGAGCTGATGAAGTCACCCCTTTGCCGATGGTGCGGCCTCCTCGCCCTCTTCCTCTTTCCTCCGAACCTGACCGCTGAATCGCCGCTGCTGCGCGGCAGTGCCAGCGGGTTTCCCAACGTTCCCCAGACCCCTGGAGCCCTGCTCAGCGGCCTCAACGCTCCCGAGCAAGGCCGCACGGCGATCATCGCGTACCACAACGGCCTGCTGTTCACCGTTCCGGAGCTACCCGCCAGCCAGCCGAACTCGGACTTTCAGGTGCGCACCTGGGACCTCTCCGATCCCAGCGATCCCCAGGTGACGAGCACCTTGGGGATCTCGCCGATGCCGATCAACGCCCACGGCTACTTGAAGAGCGGTGACTACCTGGTGATCGGTCCCAACTGGCCGCCGGAAGCTCCCTGGTCCTTCCGCGCCACCACTCCGGGAGTGGTCGAACGCACCAGCTTCCCGCAGCTCGATGGCGCCGGCGTGCGCGGCTCCCTGTTCCAGCCCTGGTTCGCCGGGCCGACCTACTGGTCCTACGGTGAAGTCGGCGGCGATGCCGTGCTCGCCCTACGCGGCACGGAGCTGGCGCGCTGGGACCACCTCGGGCTCACCGGCGTCGTCGGTCACCCCTTCATTCTCGGCGATTTGCTGATCTTCGCCTCCGACCAGAGCCGCACCGGCGTCGCCACCTACGACATCAGCGACCCATCCAATCCGGTGCTCCTCGACGTCCTCACCACCGGCGGTCCCGGTGGCTATTGGCCCGAGCTGTGGGGTGGCGACGGCAAGCTCTACGCCGTCTTCCCCTACCGCACCGGCGGCAACGGCATGCGGGTGGTCGACCTCACCGATCCCACCGATCTGCGCTTCGTCACCGATCGCTCGCTGCCGGGCGACGCCTCCATGTACATCCAGTTCCAGGACGAGTTCGCCTTCATGGGCAGCCACAAGGTCGACATGCGCACCTTCGAGTCGGTGCTCGACCTCGATGGCGCCAACACCGTGCGCACCAACGACGGCGGTACCGGCATCGACACCAGTCAATTCGCTCTCCCGATCGGCAATCTGCTGGTCACCGGCGGCGTCGGACCACACCAGGGAATGGCCATCTGGGCTCACCAGGCGGCACCGGACACGCGCGGACCGAGCGTCGGGTACCACATCCCCCGGGCCGGTCGTACCGGCTACCCGGTGGGAGCGCCGATCAGCCTGCTGATTCACGAGACCCTCGAGACCTCGACCCTGGTGAACGGCGTCACTTTCATCCTGCGACCGGTGGGCGGAGGCGCCGTTGGCGGCCGCTTGACCTTCGCCTTCGATGACGTCCTGACCTTCACGCCGGACCAACCCCTGCAGGCCGACACCACCTACGAGGTGATCCTGCCGGCGGGCGGCATCGAGGACGCCGCCGGCAACGGCATGGTCGGCTACTCCTTCAGCTTTTCCACCGGCTCCACCCTCGGCGGCAACGATCCGCCGAGCCTCGACAGCCTGACCGCCTCCGCTTACCCCTTGGCACCGGGCGAGAGCGTGACCTTGACCGCCAGCGGCAGTGATCCCGAGAGCGGCAGCCTCGAGTACCGCTTCGACTTCGGCGACGGCAGCCCCAAGACCGCCTGGTCGGCGACCCCTGCGGTGAGCCACACCTATGGCGCCAACGGCCACTATCAGGCCACCGCCCAGGTGCGCGACGCCGCCGGCTCGCTGGCCTCTCGGGCCCTCACCGTCACCGTCACCACCCCCGCCACCGGTCCCGCTCCGCAGGCCAGCGGAGCGCTGCTGTGCGACGTCGCCGGCCGCCGCGTCTGGACCGTCAACCCGGACAACGACTCGGTCTTCGCCCTCGATGCCGACTCCCTCACCGCCCAGGTCGAGACCGCCGTCTGCGATGGCCCACGCAGCCTCGCCCGTTCCGGCGCCGGCGAGATCTGGATCGCCTGCCGCGACGACGATACGGTGCGCATCCTCGGCCCCGGCGGCGGACTCCTCGAGACCCTCGGCCTGGGCTGGGGCAGCGCGCCGACGGGTATCGTCTTCTCGCCCGCCGGCGACACCGCCTACGTCGCCCTCGAGGGGCGCGGTGAAGTGCGCCGTTACAGCGCCAGTGGCCGCACTGAAACGGGCCGTCTCGAGGTCGGTCCGACACCCCGCGCCCTCACCGTCAGCGGCGATGGTCAGACCCTGCTGGTGACCCGCTTCCTCTCCGCCAAGGACTGGGCCGAAGTCTGGGAGATCGACGCCGCGGCCTTCACCCTTCGCCGCGCCCTGCGCCTACCCAAGCTCGGCGGTGATCTCCACCGCGACGGCACCGCCTCCGGCCGCGGCGTGCCCAACTACCTGACGGCGATCGCTCTCGCCCCCGACTCCGCTTCCGCCTGGGTGACCTCGAACAAGCCCAACAGCGAGCGTGGCCTGGTCTTCGCCAACGACCTCGACCAGGACAACACCGTTCGCAACCTCCTCACCCGGGTCGATCGCAGCAGCGGCGAGGTGGTCGACAGCCTCGACATCGACAACAGCGACTCGGCCAGCGCGATCGCCTACTCGCCCCTCGGGGACTACCTCTTCCTCACCCTGCAGGGCAACGACGAAGTCTTGATTCTCGACGCCCTGGCGGCGGAGGGCTCCGGCAGCCTGGCGAGCTTCGTCACTCGCCTGGCGGTGGGCTCCGCTCCCCAAGGGGTCTGCCTCGACGGGGCGACGGAGCGCACCTTCGTCAAGAACTTCCTCGGCCGCAGCCTGACCGTGCTCGAGACCTCTGGACTGTTGCGTCGCGGAGAGCGCACGGTGGCCACCAGCGAAGTCGCCACCGTCACCAGCGAGACCCTTTCGAGCGACGTCCTCGCCGGCAAGCGCATCTTCTACAACGCCTCCGACCGGCGGATGAGCGCCGAGGGCTACCTGAGCTGCGCCACCTGCCACCTCGACGGTGGCCATGACGGCCGGGTGTGGGACTTCACCGGCCGCGGCGAGGGATTCCGCAACACCACCAGCCTGCTGGGCCGCGGCGGCATGGCCCACGGCAACGTCCACTGGAGCGCCAACTTCGACGAGATCCAGGACTTCGAGAACGATGTCCGGGGCGCCTTCGGCGGCAGCGGCTTCATGGCGGACAGCGACTTCGACGCCACCTCGGACCCTCTCGGCGCCGCCAAGGCAGGCCTCAGCGCGGCCCTCGACCAGCTCGCCGCCTATGTCGCCTCGCTCGGCCGCTCGAGCCTGCCCCGCAGCCCCTACCGCGCCGAGGACGGCAACTTGACCGCCGCAGCCATCGCCGGACGCAACGTTTTTCGACAGCAGGGCTGCGATGCCTGCCATCTCGGGACCGCCTTCACCGACAGCACCCGCAGCAGCGCCACCCTGCACGATGTCGGAACCCTGCGCACGACCTCCGGCGACCGCCTCGGCAACCCGCTGACCGGCATCGATACACCGACCCTTCTCGGAGTGTGGGAGACCGCCCCCTACTTTCACGATGGCTCCGCGGCGAGCCTCGAAGAGGTCTTCGAGATCGCCGGCGGCGTCAACCTGCAGGCCGAGTCCGGCACCCCGACCAACGGCGCCCGTATCGTCGATCAGTATGTCGACCTCAACAACGACGACACCGTTCAGGGGCGCTCCTACGTCGAGCTCGATGGCAACGGCTCTCGCCTCACCCTCGCCGGCATCGACGGCGGCAGCGGTGGCGCCGGTGCCCTCGAGCTGCGCTACAGCTCGAGCGGCGAGCTCGAAGTCGAAGTCGCCGTCAACGGGACGATCCGCACCCTCACGCTGCCCGCGACCGGCAACGATCCCGGTTGGCGTCACACCAACTGGCGACGCCAGCGCCTGGCGGGCCTGAGCTTCAACGCCGGGACGACGAACACCGTAGAAATCGTAAAGCTGCCGTCGTTCCAGAGCCTCAGCCTCGACGCGCTGCTGGTCTCGACGGTCGATGATCTCGCCCGCGCCCAGCCTCACCGCCGGGTCTCGGGTCTGCCCCAGGGTGAGGTCGACGCATTGCTCGCCTATCTCCGCCAGCTCGATCGCCGGCCGGAGCTCAACCCGGGGTCGACCCTGCTGGTCGACGGCTTCGAATCGGGAAACACTTCCGCCTGGTCGGCAACGGTCCAGTAGACGACAGAGGCCAAGGAATCATGAAAACCCAACCCACCGCCCTCATCTGGCGCCGACGGCTGCTCTACGGTGCCGTGACGGCGGTCATCGTGGCGTCTTTTCTGGCCCAGATTCTGCGCGGCGAGTGCCCGGTGCCGTAGGGGCCGGCGCGCTTCAGGAAGGCACGATACCGCTCGGGCCGCTGGTCGGCGCGATGCAGCGCAGCACCAGGAAGGTGGCGTCGTCGCCCGGCGCCTCCTGCAGCCCGGCCGCCCGCGACAGGGCATCGACGATCGTCTGCGGCTCTTCCTCCGCCAGGCCGTCGAACAGCTCCCGCGTGCGCTCGTAGCCCAGCGGCTCGCCGTCGGCGTCGAGTTGCTCCGGCAGGCCATCGGTGATCAGCAGCAGCGTGTCACCGGTCTCGAGGCGCAGCCTCGCCTCGCGGTACGGAAAGCCTTTCATCGCTCCCAGGGGCGTGCCCGGCAGCACGAGCTCTTCGGTCTCCCGGCGCGCCGCCCGATGTAGGAAGGCCGGCGGCATGCCGGCCGCCGACAGCACCAGGTCCCGACCGGCGACAGAGGCGACGCACAAGGACATGGCGCGCCGCCCCAGGCCCATCGCCTTGATGGTCTCCGTCGATTCCTGCAGGAAGACCGCCGGCGTGATTTCGGGCCGAGCCGCCACGAACAGACTCTTGACCACCGTCACCATGGTGCCGGCGGCGGCGCCATGGCCGGTGGCATCGCCGATGGCGAGCAGCAAGCGGCCATCGGGCAAAGCCCGAAAATCGTAGTAGTCGCCGCCGACCTCGGTCGCCGTGGTCATGGCGACGGCGATCTCGAAATGGCGCAGCGCCGGCATGCGGGCCGGCAGCAACGAAAGCTGGAAGCGACGCGCCTCTTCGAGCTCCTCGCTCTTGCGATCGTGCTCGGCCGCCAGCAGGCGAGACTCGAGCTCCGCCTCCTTGCGTTCACGCTCCTGGGACAACAGGCGCTGCTGGTGATCGCCGAGGTCCGAAGCCATGCGATTGAAGGTCTGCGCCAGGCTGCCGATCTCGTCCTTCGAGCGCACCGGAACGCGCACCGTCAGGTCACCTCGCGCCAGCCGCTGGGCGCCGTCACCGAGTTGCTCGATGGAGCGGCTCATGCGGCTCGCGATCGGCAGGATACTGCCGATGCACAGGCCGATGACCACCAGGCCGTAGCCGAAATTGCGCGCCGCCGTCAGGCGGAGCTCGTCGAGGGAGCGCTGGATCGGCCGCGCGATGCCGTAGCGCACCCCCGACCGGCGGTCCTGGCGCGACGCCACCACCCAGCCCGGGTGGCCATCGTCGATGAGCTCCTGAACCCGCTCCCGATCGCTGCCGTCGAGCGTCAAGACGGTGCCATCGGCCTGCACCGCGAATGCGATCTCGCCGGCTTCGCGGCGCGTCTCGGAGACCACCGCCGGAAAGATCTCGGAAAGGCGGAGACTGGCCCGGACGTGGCCGACCACTTCGTCGCCCCGGCGCAGCGGAGTGCCGACCATCCGCCCCGGCAGCGGCGCCTCGCCATCGGGCAAGGCGAGACCTTCGAGGCGCAGGTCCTCGTGCCGCAGGGCCGGCGGCGGTGGTGTTCCGGAGCGCAGTTGCTCGGCCACCGCGCGGCCTCGTTCCGCCAACAGCGCCTGGGCCGCCTGCACGACCCGCTCGACCTCCTCCTCCACCTCGTCCAGGCTTTCGAGATCTTCGAGGCCTTCGAGCTTGGCGAGATCTTCGAGCTCCACCCGCATGCGGCTCGGCAACGAAGGCCGGTCCATCACCAGCTCGAGGGAGTCGACCAAGGCCATCCGCTCGCCGAGCAGCTCGCCGAGGCGACGACGCAGCTCGAGGCCATCGCCCTCCTCCGACTGCAGCCAGATTTCCGGTGGAATCTCGGCCAGGGCCGGGAGCTGGCGGTCGAGCTGGTCCGAGACCTCGTCCACCCGCCGCTCCATGCGGGCGGCGATCTCGTCCGCCTCGGACTCGACGGCCCGCTCGAGGGCCCGCTGGGAGTTGAAGTAGGAAAAGGACACGACGATGGCCAATGGCACCACCGACGACAGCAGCAACATCAGTGTCAGCTTGGTTCGCAGTCGCAACGCCCGCCCCTCGGTCGAACCGGCGAAAAACCCGGTCGGCCGTAGTTACGACCGACTCGGGAGATTGTTTATCCGGCCGCGGCGGTGGCCGGCGCTCGGCTACACCAGCTCGGGGTCGGTGAGGATCTCCACCAGGCTCGGGCCGCGATGGGCGAAGGCGCGCTCGAAGGCGCCATCGAGCTCGCCGGCGGTCTTCACCTGCAGGCCCTGGGCACCGCAGAGCTCGGCGTAGGCGGCGAAGCTGGGATTGTGCAGCGAGGTCTGCCAGACGTCCCAGTTGCCGGCCCGCTGCTCTTTGCTGATCTTGCCGAGCTGGCTGTTGTTGAGCAGCACATGGGTGATGTTCATGCCGTACTTGACGGCGGTGGTGAGCTCGGCCAAGTACTGCCCGAAGCCACCATCACCGGACACCGAGATCACCGACCGGCCGGCGAAGTCTGAATCCGCCTCCTGGGTGGCCGCCCAGGCCCCCATCGCCGCCGGGAAGGAGAACCCGATCGAGCCGAGGTAGCCGGACATCAGGACGGCCTGCCGACGGCATTCGAAGTAGCGCCCGAAGGAGTAGGTGTTGTTGCCGACGTCGACGGCGATGATGGCATCCTCGGCGGCCTGTCGAGTGAGGGCCGAAAAGACCGCCGCCGAGTGCACTCCCTCGCCCCGCTCTTCGTTCTCGCGGCGCGCCTTCTCGGCGCGCCAGATGGCCCAACGCTCAGCGATCTCGGCCCGCGGGTCGAGGCTCGCCGCACGGCCCCCGAGGCGCTGCCGAAGCAACTGGGCGGTCACTCCGATCTCTCCCCACACGGGCACCTTGACGGCGTGGAACTTGCCCAGGATCATCGGGTCGTAGTCGACCTGGATGATCGGCCGTTTGGGAGTGATCCCGGTGTGGTTCGAGAAGCTCGCTCCAAAGACCAGCAGCGAATCGGACTCGTTCATGAAGTAGGACGCCACCGGCGTACCGCTGCGCCCGAGGACACCGCAGGCCAGGGGATGATCGTCGGCGATCTGGCCCTTGCCCTTGAAGGTGGTGAGCACCGGGGCGTCGAGCTCCTCGGCCAGGGCCAGGACCTCGGCCATACGGAATCGCGCCCCGTGGCCAACGATGATCACCGGTCGCCGGGACGCCCGCAGCACCGCCAGCGCCTGCTCCACGGACTCCTCCGGCGGAGCGATCTCGCGCGGCGTCAGGCGACCTTCCGGGCTCGACGAGCGCACCCCCTCGGCCGGCATGGTCTGGACTTCGTCCGGAAAGATCAGGTGGGAGACGCCGCGATTGAGGATGGCACTCTTCATCGCCAGGTTGACCAGCTCGGCGGGCTTGCTGTCGTGCAGTAAGGGCTGGGACCACTGCGCCACCTTGCCGAAGGCACCCTGCTGGTCGATCTCCTGGAAGGCCCCGGGACCGAGCACCTGGGTATCCACCTGCCCGGTGAGGGCGAGCACCGGCGCACGATCGACGTTGGCGTCCCACAGGCCGGTGAGAAGGTTGGTCGCCCCGGGGCCGGCGATGGCGAGACAGGCGGCCGGCCGGCCGGTGAGCTTGCCGTAGGCGGAGCAGGCGAAGGAAGCGGCCCCTTCGTGGCGGATGCCGTAATAGGTCAGGCCGCCAGCCACCTCCTGCCGGCGCAGGGCGTCGGCGAGGCCGAGGTTGGAGTGGCCGACCATGCCGAAGACCTGGCGAATGCCCCAGGCAACCATGGTCTCGGCCACCACGTCGGTGACCGTCCGCACGTGAGGCTCTTCGAGCTGGAGCTGCACGTAGACGCCGTCGTCCCGCACATCCACCGGAAAGGTCTCGACACCGTCATCGAAGCCCGGCGCCTTGCCGCTCAGCGGATGGTAGTCCCAACCGTGCCAGGGACAGCGCAGATTACCGTTCTCGATCGAGCCCTCGCCGAGCGGCCCGCCCTGATGGGGGCAGCGGTTGTCGAGGGCACCGTAGCGCCCCTCGAAGTGGGTCATGCAAACGGTGCGGTGGGAGCAGGTGACGGGCTTGACCCGCCCCTCCGGTAGCTCGCCGTGATCGAGCACCTTGAGCCAGCGAACCGCCGTCGGCGTGGATTCGTTCATCGCGGTGGTTCCTCCCCTCGCCGCTTCTGCCCGCGGCGCTCGGCCTGACCTCCGGCGCCTTCGAGGCTCGCGGCCAATTCAAAGACATCTACCCGGAGAAGACCGTACTACAGCGTTCTCGCGGGAGCAAAACGGGTTCTCCGAGGGGCGTTCGGCAGGGCGGACCCGCCGCATAGGCGAGGGCGATCCGCGGCCCGTCGATCACCACCTCACACTGGCTGACGGTGCGCGCATCGAGCCGGTGCATGCAGGGCGAAAGGGGACCGCGGGCGGGCCGATGGCTGCGCTGAAAGGCGGTCATGGCGGCGTCCGCCTCGGCACCCCCGGCAGCCTTCGAAAGCCGTTCCAGGAAGAGCCTCTGGCGGGCCGCCCGAGCCGCCGGCTCATCAAAGGAAGAGGAGGCGAGGAGGGGCTGTGGAGGCGATGCCAAGGGGGAGAGGCCGCGACCGTCGGAGGTCGCCACCCGGGCGCTTCCGTCGGCCGCCACGCAGAGCAGAGTGAAGGGCCGAAAGCTCTGCGCCTCGATGGCGGCCAGGCGCTCCGCGGCACCGGCGAAGGCACGCACGTCGGCCAAACCATCGACAATCCAGCCCCGGCTCTCGCGACGGCCCCAGCCGCCCGCCGGCGGCGCCACCTCACGGTTCAGCAAGCAAACCGTCCAACCGCAGTCGTTGACCGCCAGCCAAGTCCCACCGCGGTCGCCGTCGATCGGTGCCAACACCTGCCGCTCGCCGACCCGCCGCCGCCGCGGCGGCTCCGCTGGCCGGCGAGTGCGCAGCTCGTCGCGATTGAAAATCAGCCGATAACCGCCATCCCGTCGCGCCCAGATCACCGTACACATAGGGGCTGCATTCTAAAGGCCACCGTCGCTAACCGGGAACCTCGCCCGGCGATGGTCGCCACGGACACCAGCCGATCACCCGCCATCCTCGACCAGGGTGCAGCGAATACCTCAAGACAACGTCACCAGAGGACCCCGAAGAGTGCCGATCAACACCTCTCCCTATGCTAGAGTGCCGGCGGTAGATGGCCTACATTCCGCGAGCAAATCCTCCCTCCACGCGGTGAGCCCGGCGAGCTCGCAGGGGTCGCAGACTATGGAAATCTCATGCTCCCGATCGTGAACTGGATGATCGCCGGCCTCCAGCTCTACCTCGCCCTCGGGCTGATTTTCGGGCTGCTCTTCGTCCTGCGCGGCGCCGCCACCATCGATCCCGCCGCACGCGGCGCGACCTGGGGCTTCAAGGTCGCCATCCTGCCCGCCGTCGCCGCCCTCTGGCCTTATCTCCTGCTGCGCTGGCGGCGGCGCACTCCGCCTCCGGAAGAGAGCTCACCGCACCGCTGCGCGGCTCGTCGGAGTACCCCTTGATCCGCCCCCTGCGCCGGCGTCACCGACTGATGATCGGATTGCTGGCAGTGAGCCTCCCGATCGCTTTCGCCCTCGCCCTCGGCGCCCGGCCGGATTTTCCCCGCAGCGCCGTGGCGATTTCCCCGCCGGCGCTCGGTGACGATCTCTTCCCCGACCTCGAGGTCGCCGTACGCCCGCTCTCCGGCGGCGCCCGGCTGCTGGTCGACGGAGCCGACAGCAACCACCCGGAGCTCCTCCTCTACCTCAGCTCGACTCCCGCGGCAGGGTTCGAGCTGCCGGCCGCTGCCCACCTGCTGGGGCCGGGTCAAGGGCTGCCGCCGCGCCTTCTCGACCTACCGCCGGACGCCCGGGGAACGCTGCTGCTCTACAGCCTGGGCCACGGCCGCGTCATCGCGCAGCAATCCTGGCCGGGGGAGACGTCACCATGAGCCATGCCTACAAAGCGGTCGGCTGGAATCGCCAGAAGAAGGTCTACGACCTCACCCTGATCGGCGGCGTCGTCGCCTACCTCGCCCTGTTCGTCGTCCTGGGAGGCGTGCTCAAGCCCGAAGCGACGATCGAGACCCTGCTGATTCGAGCCCTCGGCACCGGTGCCTTGATGCTGCTCCACATCATCCTCGCCATCGGTCCCCTCAGTCGCCTCGACCGGCGCTTTCTGCCGTGGCTCTACAACCGCCGCCACCTCGGCGTGACCATGTTCTTCCTCGCCCTCGGCCACGGCGGCTTCTCGATCC encodes:
- a CDS encoding insulinase family protein; the encoded protein is MLKNLRWLAGLAIFLALGCTSLAPAPVAPPTAESPLPVDPAVRVGKLDNGLTYIIRANGKPEGRAELRLVVDAGSLLEEDDQRGLAHFLEHMAFNGSRHFQEQELVDYLESIGMRFGPDINASTSFDETIYMLTVPTDDPLILDRAFLILEDWAHGIAFDPAEIDKERGVVIEEWRLGRGAGARLRDKQLPVLLQGSRHIERLPIGEVAVLESAPKEAFERFYRDWYRPDLMAVIAVGDFDPAAIEATIEQRFGRLAAVADPRPRPSFEVPAHEETLFSIESDPEISTNAVAVHFKLPPEGDGTYGDYRRGLVELLYLRIFNQRLAIAAREAEAPFLVASAGRGGLVRAGGLFSLSAGVEAGGAEKGLAALLTEAERATRFGITAGELERAKEEVLLFYDQALVERTKTPSALFASEYTRHFLQGEPIPGIAREVDLVRRYLPEITAAEVQAVGDRWIRRGSRVVVVTAPESAAAELPGEAELAGVLAAVAEAEIEPYEDSVVDRPLLAERPQPGTIVAESRVAEIDLTEWRLSNGAKVLLRPTDFQNDQILMVGFSPGGHSLVADEDLPSGLLATTLMDEGGLGEFDRVQLSKALAGVAAGAQVFITELEEGLTATASGGALEEMFELVYLRFTAPRVDAAAVATHLSRRRALLENRAASPGTVFGDRMIAALTQDHPRSQPPSQEMLDRVDLGRAEAIYRDRFGDAGDFTFILVGNFEPDELRSPVERFLASLPAAGREESWRDVGVRAPGGVVEVEVLKGLEPKATVQMIFNGPARWSRESVHEMATLEEVVRTRLREVLREDLGATYGVQVSGVIEARPVERAVFQVAFGCAPEKADELRQRVLDEIARLQREAVTAEELDNVIEAQTRERELLLKQNGFWIGVLKSYETLGLDPRLILAFDQLTGRMTPEILLDAAKRYIDAERYVVGVLRPEAVAEAAAEPVAE